In Helicobacter mastomyrinus, a single genomic region encodes these proteins:
- a CDS encoding proline--tRNA ligase, with product MKFSQLFVSTLKEAPKDAVLKSHQYLVRGGFIQQIGSGIYNFLPLGKKLLDKVRAIVKEEMDATGAQEVLMGFVTPAELWRESGRYEKYGKELLRFADRKENEFVLGPTHEEAVTYIAKSTLKSYKQLPVHLYQIHTKFRDELRPRFGLMRGREFIMKDGYSFHSSTEDLDREFNVMEATYKRILERMGVDFKVVEADSGAIGGSGSKEFMVLAPCGEDTIVVCKDCEYGANIEIGTRKPRTTPRLNEVKYDSNPPRAAFAKFHTPDATTIESLSTFFKVDKFFTIKAIVKKAMRADNSGELVYFFVRGDDDGEETKMFNTLNRKDSSFLLLDDASVEEIRAVGLEVGFIGPYGLRHITQSEHIYFDENLREASNLICGANERDFHFVGVDLSTFEGLEYADLAVAKEGDLCPRCSGELYYTKGIEVGHIFKLGTKYSSALNAEFLNKEGKSEPFIMGCYGFGISRILPAILEQKSDDLGCVWSREVSVFDIVIVISNIKDSTQSQFAFALYENLKAQGVDVLLDERDERFGAKMKDFELLGFYCALIVGKALAEQKVELVLREGLQKIELDAHDSAKLVGRLLGILGGENVS from the coding sequence ATGAAGTTTTCACAACTTTTTGTTAGCACACTTAAAGAAGCCCCCAAAGATGCTGTGTTAAAAAGCCATCAATACCTTGTCCGTGGAGGATTCATACAGCAGATAGGCAGTGGTATTTATAACTTTTTGCCCTTAGGGAAAAAGCTCCTTGATAAAGTCCGCGCGATTGTCAAAGAGGAGATGGACGCCACAGGAGCGCAAGAAGTGCTTATGGGGTTTGTTACCCCCGCGGAGCTATGGCGAGAATCTGGGCGATATGAGAAATATGGTAAGGAGCTTTTACGTTTTGCAGATAGGAAAGAGAATGAATTTGTGCTAGGACCTACGCACGAGGAGGCAGTTACATACATTGCTAAAAGCACTCTTAAAAGCTACAAGCAGCTACCTGTGCATCTCTATCAAATCCATACAAAATTCCGCGATGAATTGCGTCCGCGCTTTGGGCTTATGCGTGGGCGTGAATTTATAATGAAAGACGGATACAGCTTCCATAGTAGCACAGAGGATTTAGATAGGGAATTTAATGTAATGGAGGCTACTTATAAGCGAATTTTAGAGCGTATGGGCGTGGATTTTAAGGTTGTAGAGGCAGATTCTGGAGCGATTGGTGGGAGTGGGAGTAAGGAATTTATGGTGTTAGCTCCTTGCGGTGAGGATACGATTGTCGTATGCAAGGATTGTGAGTATGGTGCGAATATTGAGATTGGCACTAGAAAGCCCCGCACTACCCCTCGTCTAAATGAAGTAAAATATGATAGCAATCCCCCACGGGCAGCCTTTGCAAAGTTCCACACACCTGATGCAACCACAATAGAATCTCTAAGCACATTTTTTAAGGTGGATAAGTTTTTTACCATTAAGGCGATTGTGAAAAAGGCAATGAGGGCGGATAATAGCGGGGAATTGGTGTATTTTTTCGTGCGGGGTGATGATGATGGCGAGGAGACAAAAATGTTTAACACCCTTAATCGCAAGGATAGTAGCTTTTTGCTACTAGATGATGCGAGTGTAGAGGAGATTAGGGCTGTGGGGCTTGAAGTAGGATTCATAGGTCCTTATGGATTACGTCATATCACGCAGAGTGAGCATATTTATTTTGATGAGAACTTAAGGGAGGCTTCAAACCTTATTTGTGGGGCGAATGAGAGAGATTTTCACTTTGTAGGTGTGGATTTAAGCACATTTGAAGGCTTAGAATATGCTGATTTAGCAGTGGCAAAAGAAGGAGATTTATGCCCTAGATGTAGCGGGGAGCTTTACTATACTAAAGGCATAGAGGTGGGGCATATTTTTAAGCTAGGCACAAAGTATTCGAGTGCATTAAATGCGGAGTTTTTGAATAAAGAGGGCAAGAGTGAACCTTTCATTATGGGTTGCTATGGCTTTGGAATCTCGCGCATTTTGCCGGCGATTTTGGAGCAAAAAAGCGATGATTTGGGCTGTGTGTGGAGTAGGGAGGTGAGCGTTTTTGATATAGTGATTGTGATTTCAAACATTAAAGATAGCACACAAAGTCAATTTGCCTTTGCTTTATATGAGAATCTTAAGGCACAGGGCGTTGATGTGCTGCTTGATGAGCGTGATGAGCGATTTGGTGCAAAAATGAAAGATTTTGAGCTATTGGGATTTTATTGTGCGTTGATTGTGGGCAAGGCATTAGCAGAACAGAAAGTGGAGCTTGTTTTGCGTGAGGGATTGCAGAAAATAGAGTTAGATGCGCACGATTCTGCAAAGCTTGTAGGGCGGCTGCTTGGGATATTAGGAGGGGAAAATGTCTCATAA
- the hemC gene encoding hydroxymethylbilane synthase: MSHKTLTIGTRGSALALWQAEYIKSRLENECNILSRIQIVKTKGDKILDVPLAKIGGKGLFTKELEELLLSGEIDLAVHSLKDVPVEFVNGLELAAITEREDCRDSFLSMCHPSIESLPQGAKVGTTSLRRSMQIKKFRPDLDTLSLRGNVQTRLQKLRDGVFDAIILAQAGIKRLGLSTNDVAYIAPLAFMIPAMGQGALGIEMRSDSAYFDTITRLTHAPTALCVSAERAFVRELEGGCQVPIGVYAEYTDKNLCLKAIVGLPDGSETIEEYLQGKIALADIRAGENLGRTLAQRFIVKGARELLTRAQKMAFV, translated from the coding sequence ATGTCTCATAAAACATTGACTATTGGCACACGAGGGAGTGCGTTGGCATTATGGCAGGCTGAATATATCAAATCCCGCCTTGAAAATGAATGCAATATCTTATCTCGCATTCAAATCGTCAAAACAAAGGGTGATAAGATACTTGATGTGCCATTGGCAAAAATCGGCGGCAAGGGGCTTTTTACAAAGGAGCTTGAGGAGCTGCTTTTGAGCGGAGAGATTGACTTAGCCGTGCATAGCCTTAAAGATGTGCCGGTGGAGTTTGTGAATGGGCTTGAGTTAGCTGCTATTACTGAACGTGAGGATTGTAGGGATAGCTTTTTGAGTATGTGTCATCCTAGTATTGAATCTTTGCCACAAGGTGCAAAAGTAGGCACAACCTCGCTTCGCCGCTCTATGCAGATAAAGAAGTTTCGCCCGGATTTAGACACGCTAAGTCTAAGGGGGAATGTGCAAACGCGTTTGCAAAAACTGCGCGATGGGGTATTTGATGCGATTATCTTAGCACAAGCGGGTATTAAGCGACTAGGGCTTAGCACAAATGATGTGGCATATATCGCACCTTTGGCTTTTATGATTCCAGCGATGGGGCAGGGTGCGTTGGGGATTGAAATGCGTAGTGATAGTGCGTATTTTGATACTATCACTAGACTTACCCACGCTCCTACTGCGCTGTGCGTGAGTGCAGAAAGGGCGTTTGTGCGAGAGCTAGAGGGCGGGTGTCAAGTGCCTATTGGCGTGTATGCGGAATATACAGACAAGAATCTTTGTTTAAAGGCTATCGTCGGGCTACCCGATGGCAGTGAGACAATAGAGGAGTATTTACAAGGAAAGATAGCATTAGCAGATATAAGAGCAGGGGAGAATCTAGGACGCACACTCGCACAGAGGTTTATCGTAAAAGGCGCGAGAGAGCTACTCACTCGTGCGCAAAAAATGGCATTTGTGTAA
- the folE gene encoding GTP cyclohydrolase I FolE: protein MNLEQQLKIFFGTLCSHIGENPAREGLVHTPKRLAQSLTDILNGYGKSPKDALGEVFEDGVCDEMIVLKKLSFYSMCEHHLLPFFGTLSIGYIPQNKLVGISGLARLAEVFTHRLQIQERLTAEIADSLTQELQPKGVMVVCEARHLCLEMRGKQQQSHIITSALRGLFKKDSKTRAEFMQLIKQ from the coding sequence ATGAATCTAGAGCAGCAACTCAAAATATTTTTTGGTACATTATGCAGCCATATAGGGGAGAATCCTGCCCGTGAGGGCTTAGTCCATACACCAAAGCGTTTAGCACAAAGCCTTACAGATATACTAAATGGCTATGGCAAAAGTCCAAAAGACGCTTTAGGAGAGGTATTTGAAGATGGTGTATGTGATGAAATGATAGTGCTTAAGAAATTGTCATTTTATTCAATGTGCGAACATCATCTCTTACCATTTTTTGGCACACTCTCCATTGGCTATATTCCGCAAAATAAACTTGTGGGCATCAGTGGATTAGCACGGTTGGCAGAAGTTTTCACGCATCGTTTGCAGATTCAAGAGCGTTTAACCGCAGAGATAGCAGATTCACTCACTCAAGAATTACAACCAAAGGGCGTAATGGTCGTTTGTGAGGCACGGCATCTCTGTCTTGAAATGCGTGGCAAACAGCAGCAATCACATATTATCACTTCTGCACTAAGAGGCTTGTTTAAAAAAGATTCTAAAACTCGTGCAGAATTTATGCAACTTATCAAGCAATAA
- the htpX gene encoding zinc metalloprotease HtpX, which produces MTSHFERIIAMNRYKTYMVLCVYMVIFALIGLLADIIRLNAPTLQEGFFLLLSGREFPLITFGMAVIAFAIICFSLGQFSRIMLSGNEYKRINPTLVLSRRESRLYGVFQDLLKKAKCPFEPALYIIEAPYMNAFASGWNANNSMIAITSALLDKLDEDELKAVIAHELSHIRHGDVRLTMCVGILSNIMLLGVNIFAFYFSSGNSQGARSARMILLVLQFVLPLLTLVLSLFISRNREYMADSGAAYLMRDSKPMIRALQKISQDYAQNNYQEPNPTRANAYLFSKGEILSTHPSIQNRIKALLGAHF; this is translated from the coding sequence ATGACCTCCCATTTTGAGCGAATCATTGCTATGAACCGATATAAAACCTATATGGTTTTATGTGTATATATGGTGATTTTTGCACTCATTGGGCTTTTAGCCGATATTATCCGCTTAAATGCCCCTACTTTGCAAGAAGGATTTTTTCTCCTCTTAAGTGGAAGAGAATTTCCGCTCATTACCTTTGGTATGGCAGTGATAGCATTTGCCATTATCTGCTTTAGTCTCGGGCAATTCTCACGTATTATGCTAAGTGGGAATGAATATAAACGTATCAATCCCACTCTTGTCCTCTCTCGCAGAGAATCTCGTCTCTATGGCGTCTTCCAAGATCTGCTTAAAAAGGCAAAATGTCCCTTTGAGCCTGCCCTTTACATCATAGAAGCCCCTTATATGAATGCCTTTGCAAGCGGTTGGAATGCCAATAACTCAATGATAGCCATTACCTCCGCACTTTTAGACAAGCTTGATGAAGATGAGCTAAAGGCTGTCATCGCCCACGAACTAAGCCATATCAGGCACGGCGATGTGCGATTGACAATGTGCGTTGGGATTCTAAGCAATATTATGCTCTTAGGGGTAAATATCTTTGCCTTTTACTTTAGTTCAGGTAATTCTCAAGGTGCGCGGAGTGCGCGAATGATTTTACTTGTATTGCAGTTTGTGCTGCCTTTGCTTACACTTGTTTTAAGCCTCTTTATCAGTCGTAATCGCGAGTATATGGCAGATTCTGGTGCGGCATATTTGATGAGGGATAGTAAGCCTATGATAAGGGCACTGCAGAAAATCAGCCAAGATTATGCACAAAATAATTACCAAGAGCCAAATCCCACACGCGCAAATGCCTATCTTTTTAGTAAGGGGGAGATTCTAAGCACTCACCCTAGCATACAAAATCGCATAAAAGCCTTGCTTGGAGCGCATTTTTAG
- a CDS encoding catalase, whose product MSNLSSIGKILIAGLCSSVLLSSIHAKEEHDAQKIADIFYTLNGDKNNPHKKINHTKGFCATGEFLPAKGITKTLDIPLLSQKSIPTQVRFSLGGGNPNASDKSKARGLALKLNGKTDNWEMVVLNTEINFAKNPKEFWDFFAMKVPKNGKVDTKNIQKRTQQVASFRNYEAYLAKMGITGSVANTMYHSIHTFFVKDSKTQEILPARFKFVPTNGVSYLSQDELKTKDDNFLESDAKAKLAKKPIEYKMVLVFANPNDVTNDTTALWSGEHKELEVGTLRVKKYDGTDCNGDVFMPGVLPSGVGEPQDPLFDLRNSTYAITFGRRQ is encoded by the coding sequence ATGTCAAATCTATCTTCTATTGGTAAAATCCTTATAGCAGGGCTATGCTCTTCTGTGCTTCTCTCAAGCATACACGCAAAAGAAGAGCATGATGCTCAAAAAATAGCTGATATTTTTTATACACTTAATGGCGATAAAAATAACCCGCATAAAAAAATCAATCACACAAAAGGTTTCTGCGCTACTGGAGAGTTTCTCCCAGCAAAAGGCATTACAAAAACCCTAGACATTCCCCTTTTATCTCAAAAATCTATTCCCACACAAGTGCGCTTTTCACTTGGTGGAGGAAATCCAAATGCGAGTGATAAGTCTAAAGCAAGAGGTTTAGCCCTTAAGCTCAATGGTAAAACAGATAATTGGGAAATGGTTGTGCTCAATACAGAAATCAACTTTGCCAAGAATCCAAAAGAGTTTTGGGATTTTTTTGCTATGAAAGTCCCCAAAAATGGCAAAGTTGATACAAAAAATATTCAAAAACGCACCCAACAAGTCGCTTCATTCCGCAATTATGAAGCCTACCTTGCTAAAATGGGTATCACTGGCAGTGTGGCAAACACTATGTATCATAGTATTCACACATTTTTTGTAAAAGATTCTAAAACTCAAGAAATACTCCCCGCACGATTTAAATTTGTCCCAACAAATGGTGTCTCTTATCTAAGCCAAGATGAGCTAAAGACTAAAGATGATAATTTTTTAGAATCTGATGCAAAGGCTAAGTTAGCAAAAAAACCTATCGAATACAAAATGGTGCTTGTTTTTGCCAATCCTAATGATGTAACCAATGATACGACTGCCTTATGGAGCGGTGAGCACAAAGAACTAGAAGTAGGCACATTGAGGGTAAAAAAATATGATGGCACAGATTGCAATGGAGATGTATTTATGCCCGGCGTATTGCCTAGTGGTGTGGGAGAGCCACAAGATCCATTATTTGATTTACGTAATAGCACTTATGCCATTACATTTGGTAGGAGACAATAA
- the flgE gene encoding flagellar hook protein FlgE has translation MLRSLWSGVSGMQAHQIALDVESNNIANVNTVGFKYSRASFVDMLSQIKLIATSPYKNGLGGQNDFSIGLGVGIDATTKVFSQGNTQNTDVKTDIAIEGDGFFIISPDRGTTHNYTRNGEFLFDANGNLVTTGGYVVQGWVRPPLESAEIETMSDFDFFRVDNTGPIRNIQIDPGMVMPARATKTITLRANLNAGRHVEQIRDVAALDSTTRTTADGNAPVYDSRGMLTQVSEDMGVLFNDEGDAFALNENQGIWMSYKTAAIKHEIVATNEVSTIGINGENISFSNNSAITGISSIVAAQNAINSVRDKTGVSAYVDSGQLRIENRNQMDGGEKVKNIRITADGTGAFEEFVQGEEDITAFRYRYTKSEDADSTTGQFRTTEDLRALMQYDANMIKNPEKTYHESTASVGVTINNWGMFEIINRNDEDDEEQRNLSLYVTSHFSENVTNNVLFKETMKALNTASLIEGGSSVSTSKITKATHATSVDIVDSLGSKHNIRFEFWKTGDAVWSFRAIVPEPAQFIGGSASKPNVFEGGRATFNGDGSLSGMNPPILQFDPKNGSKGPQRLELKFGANETFGGLTSVDKISETYSINQNGYQAGDLMDIRFDSNGSLLGAFSNGRSIALAQVALANFANNTGLQAEGGNVFSQTGNSGEPMIGAANTGRRGGVSGSKLEMSNVDLSRSLTQLIVVQRGFQANSKAVTTSDQILNTLLNLKQ, from the coding sequence ATGTTAAGATCTTTGTGGTCAGGTGTTAGCGGTATGCAGGCACATCAAATTGCACTTGATGTGGAGAGTAATAATATTGCCAATGTTAATACCGTTGGTTTTAAATACTCAAGAGCTTCCTTTGTGGATATGCTATCACAAATCAAGCTTATTGCTACTTCTCCCTATAAAAATGGGTTAGGCGGGCAAAATGACTTTTCAATCGGCTTAGGGGTTGGGATTGATGCGACAACAAAGGTGTTTTCACAAGGGAATACACAAAATACTGATGTTAAAACAGATATAGCCATTGAGGGTGATGGATTCTTCATTATTTCACCTGATAGAGGCACTACACACAATTATACGCGTAATGGTGAGTTTCTCTTTGATGCAAATGGGAATCTTGTAACCACAGGCGGCTATGTCGTGCAAGGCTGGGTGCGCCCTCCACTTGAATCTGCAGAAATTGAAACAATGAGCGATTTTGACTTCTTTAGGGTAGATAATACCGGACCTATAAGAAATATTCAAATTGACCCGGGTATGGTAATGCCTGCACGTGCAACCAAAACAATTACATTACGTGCAAATCTTAATGCAGGACGCCACGTAGAGCAAATACGAGATGTAGCCGCTCTTGATTCCACAACACGAACAACAGCCGATGGTAATGCCCCCGTATATGATTCTCGTGGTATGCTTACACAAGTAAGTGAAGATATGGGTGTGTTATTTAACGATGAGGGAGATGCCTTTGCCCTCAATGAAAATCAAGGCATTTGGATGAGCTATAAAACAGCTGCAATTAAACACGAAATTGTAGCAACCAATGAAGTGAGCACCATAGGTATTAATGGAGAGAATATAAGCTTTTCAAATAATTCTGCAATTACAGGTATTAGCTCTATTGTAGCAGCTCAAAATGCTATTAATTCCGTCCGTGATAAGACAGGTGTAAGTGCTTATGTGGATTCAGGACAGCTAAGAATTGAAAATCGCAATCAAATGGATGGCGGTGAAAAAGTCAAAAATATCCGTATTACTGCTGATGGAACAGGTGCATTTGAAGAGTTTGTTCAAGGTGAAGAGGATATTACCGCCTTTAGATACCGCTATACAAAATCTGAAGATGCAGATTCTACTACAGGACAATTTAGAACCACTGAAGATTTACGCGCCCTTATGCAATATGATGCAAACATGATTAAGAATCCTGAAAAAACTTACCATGAAAGCACCGCTTCAGTAGGGGTAACGATTAATAATTGGGGTATGTTTGAGATTATCAATCGCAATGATGAAGATGATGAAGAGCAGCGCAATCTTAGCCTTTATGTTACAAGCCACTTCTCCGAAAATGTAACTAATAACGTGCTTTTCAAAGAAACGATGAAAGCCCTCAACACCGCTTCACTCATCGAAGGAGGCTCATCGGTTAGCACAAGCAAAATTACAAAAGCCACACACGCTACAAGCGTAGATATTGTCGATAGTTTAGGAAGTAAGCATAACATTCGCTTTGAATTTTGGAAAACAGGTGATGCAGTATGGAGCTTTAGAGCCATAGTGCCTGAACCAGCACAATTTATCGGTGGCTCTGCAAGCAAGCCCAATGTCTTTGAAGGAGGAAGGGCAACTTTTAACGGCGATGGTTCGCTTTCGGGTATGAATCCTCCCATATTACAATTTGACCCAAAAAATGGAAGCAAGGGACCACAAAGGCTTGAGCTTAAATTTGGCGCGAATGAAACATTTGGGGGATTAACAAGTGTGGATAAAATCTCCGAAACCTATTCCATTAATCAAAATGGCTATCAAGCAGGGGATTTGATGGATATTCGCTTTGACTCCAATGGCTCATTGCTTGGGGCTTTTAGTAATGGACGCTCTATTGCTCTAGCACAAGTTGCCCTTGCAAATTTTGCGAACAACACAGGTTTGCAAGCTGAAGGTGGCAATGTATTTTCCCAAACAGGAAATTCCGGAGAGCCAATGATTGGCGCAGCAAACACAGGACGTAGAGGTGGGGTATCGGGCAGTAAGCTAGAGATGAGTAATGTGGACTTAAGCCGATCTCTCACACAGCTTATTGTAGTTCAGAGAGGATTCCAAGCAAATTCAAAAGCCGTAACGACCTCCGACCAGATTCTTAACACTCTTCTTAACCTCAAGCAATAA
- the selD gene encoding selenide, water dikinase SelD, with translation MGLADLSQIFSGLSQKPNPLLLAGFEGNEDCGAMLLSNESEYAILSSVDFITPVVDDPYIYGQIAAANALSDIFAMGGKALSALNLLMWDSAHFDSNIANAILRGGLDKITESGALLLGGHTIKDKEQKYGLSVNGIVHKDSMWRNHTGQIGDALVLTKPLGSGILTTAIKARSLKDSAQVIQAMSMLNLYAAHIAQSYEIHACTDITGFGLIGHALEMCRAPKTEQPHHIEAKSMLFYTQEIPLFDGIKELAQVGIVPGGSYENKKTLQQYVSIQCSLEDDIYYYDAQTSGGLLFALPFGEAKEFVYELRKTGIEQANIIGEIISKQEKSIILG, from the coding sequence GTGGGTCTGGCAGACTTATCACAAATCTTTAGCGGGCTTAGCCAAAAGCCTAATCCTCTTTTGCTCGCTGGATTTGAGGGTAATGAGGACTGCGGAGCTATGCTACTTTCCAATGAAAGCGAGTATGCTATCCTCTCAAGCGTGGATTTTATCACGCCTGTGGTTGATGACCCCTATATCTATGGGCAAATTGCCGCAGCAAATGCCTTGAGTGATATTTTTGCGATGGGAGGCAAGGCTTTAAGTGCGTTGAATCTGCTCATGTGGGATAGCGCGCATTTTGATAGCAATATAGCTAATGCCATTCTTAGAGGTGGGTTAGATAAGATTACAGAATCTGGCGCATTGTTGCTTGGCGGACATACTATTAAAGACAAAGAGCAGAAATATGGCTTATCGGTTAATGGCATCGTGCATAAAGATTCTATGTGGCGTAATCACACCGGGCAAATTGGTGATGCACTCGTGCTTACCAAGCCTTTGGGAAGCGGGATTCTCACTACTGCTATTAAGGCTCGTAGTCTCAAAGATAGTGCTCAAGTAATACAAGCTATGTCTATGCTCAATCTTTATGCAGCACATATCGCACAAAGTTATGAAATCCACGCTTGCACAGATATTACGGGATTTGGGTTAATAGGACACGCACTTGAGATGTGTCGGGCTCCTAAGACAGAGCAACCCCATCACATAGAGGCAAAAAGTATGCTTTTTTATACACAAGAGATTCCATTATTTGATGGTATCAAGGAACTTGCTCAAGTAGGTATTGTGCCGGGTGGTTCGTATGAAAACAAAAAGACTTTACAACAATATGTATCCATACAATGTAGTCTAGAAGATGATATTTACTACTATGATGCACAAACATCAGGGGGGCTACTCTTTGCCCTGCCTTTTGGTGAGGCAAAGGAATTTGTCTATGAACTTCGCAAAACCGGTATAGAGCAAGCCAATATTATAGGAGAAATCATTTCAAAACAAGAAAAATCTATCATTCTAGGATAA